A window from Theropithecus gelada isolate Dixy chromosome 1, Tgel_1.0, whole genome shotgun sequence encodes these proteins:
- the GJA8 gene encoding gap junction alpha-8 protein has translation MGDWSFLGNILEEVNEHSTVIGRVWLTVLFIFRILILGTAAEFVWGDEQSDFVCNTQQPGCENVCYDEAFPISHIRLWVLQIIFVSTPSLMYVGHAVHYVRMEEKRKSREAEELGQQAGANGGERGPLSPDQGNVKKSSGSKGTKKFRLEGTLLRTYICHIIFKTLFEVGFIVGHYFLYGFRILPLYRCSRWPCPNVVDCFVSRPTEKTIFILFMLSVASVSLFLNVMELGHLGLKGIRSAFKRPVEQPLGEIPEKSLHSIAVSSIQKAKGYQLLEEEKIVSHYFPLTEVGMVETAKPFNQFEEKITTGPLEDLSRGYQETLPSYAQVGAQEVEGEGPPAEEGAEPEVGEKKPEEERLTTEEQEKEAVPEGEEVETPGVGKEGEKEELQSEKVSKQGLPAEKTPSLCQELTTDEARPLSRLSQASSRARSDDLTV, from the coding sequence ATGGGCGACTGGAGTTTCCTGGGGAACATCTTGGAGGAGGTGAATGAGCACTCCACTGTCATCGGCAGAGTCTGGCTCACCGTGCTTTTCATCTTCCGGATCCTCATCCTTGGCACGGCCGCGGAGTTCGTGTGGGGGGATGAGCAATCCGACTTCGTGTGCAACACCCAACAGCCTGGCTGCGAGAACGTCTGCTACGACGAGGCCTTTCCCATCTCCCACATCCGCCTCTGGGTGCTGCAGATCATCTTCGTCTCCACCCCGTCCCTGATGTACGTCGGGCATGCGGTGCACTACGTCCGCATGGAGGAGAAGCGCAAAAGCCGTGAGGCAGAGGAGCTGGGCCAGCAGGCGGGGGCTAACGGCGGTGAGAGGGGGCCCCTCAGCCCGGACCAGGGCAACGTCAAGAAGAGCAGCGGCAGCAAAGGCACCAAGAAGTTCCGGCTGGAGGGGACCCTGCTGAGGACCTACATTTGTCACATCATCTTCAAGACCCTCTTTGAAGTGGGCTTCATCGTGGGCCACTACTTCCTGTACGGGTTCCGGATCCTGCCTCTGTACCGCTGCAGCCGGTGGCCCTGCCCCAATGTGGTGGACTGCTTTGTGTCCCGGCCCACGGAGAAGACCATCTTCATCCTGTTCATGTTGTCTGTGGCCTCTGTGTCCCTCTTCCTCAATGTGATGGAGTTGGGCCACCTGGGCCTGAAGGGGATCCGGTCTGCTTTCAAGAGGCCCGTCGAGCAGCCCCTGGGGGAGATTCCTGAGAAATCCCTCCACTCCATTGCTGTCTCCTCCATCCAGAAAGCCAAGGGCTATCAGCTcctagaagaagagaaaatagtttCCCACTATTTCCCCTTGACCGAGGTTGGGATGGTGGAGACTGCCAAGCCTTTCAATCAGTTCGAGGAGAAGATCACCACAGGACCCCTGGAGGACTTGTCCCGGGGCTACCAAGAGACACTGCCTTCCTACGCTCAGGTGGGGGCGCAGGAAGTGGAAGGCGAGGGGCCACCTGCAGAGGAGGGAGCTGAACCCGAGGTGGGAGAGAAGAAGCCGGAAGAAGAGAGGCTGACCACggaggagcaggagaaggaggCTGTGCCAGAGGGGGAGGAAGTAGAGACCCCCGGAGTGGGGAAGGAGGGTGAAAAAGAAGAGCTGCAGTCGGAGAAGGTGTCAAAGCAAGGGCTGCCAGCTGAGAAGACGCCTTCACTCTGTCAAGAGCTGACAACAGATGAGGCCAGACCCCTGAGCAGGCTGAGCCAAGCCAGCAGCCGAGCCAGGTCAGATGATCTAACCGTATGA